The following are from one region of the Vitis riparia cultivar Riparia Gloire de Montpellier isolate 1030 chromosome 14, EGFV_Vit.rip_1.0, whole genome shotgun sequence genome:
- the LOC117929930 gene encoding LEAF RUST 10 DISEASE-RESISTANCE LOCUS RECEPTOR-LIKE PROTEIN KINASE-like 1.4 isoform X3: protein MNLHLFPVFLILLFMFMVPVPRVVCEANQQFVSCGAKYECGNMNISYPFWGGNRPPYCGHPGFELTCNGEAPVFTMKEASYRILDINNSSHTLTVARADYWDSYCPPTYVNTTLNGSIFSYNATYTDVTLYYDCPQLTIAPSNQFSCTNITGYYTTLDLNLGVSIGSCGVYVTVPIFKSAATAIVSGGGTLTLLTEALKGGFGLEWNASNSLCTECVESGGQCGYTSNQFTCYCRSGYSPSTCQNTTSASGTGGNNVPKTIGYSVLGAVLLGIFLGCLFYFLAQRRRRASKAKSKDLPTPPSSKGIAPSLTGFSESIPSYPYTKSDIEKGSTYFGVQVFSYMELEEATNNFDPSRELGDGGFGTVYYGKLQDGRVVAVKRLYENNFKRVEQFMNEVQILTRLQHKNLVKLYGCTSRRSRELLLVYEYIPNGTVADHLHGKQANSGSITWPVRLSIAIETANALAYLHASEIIHRDVKTNNILLDNNFQVKVADFGLSRLFPTDVTHVSTAPQGTPGYVDPEYHQCYQLTSKSDVYSFGVVLMELISSKQAVDTNRHRHDINLANMAVNKILNHTLHELVDPSLGFESDSLVRRKITLVAELAFRCLQHERDMRPTMGEVLKALKRIENEESDVQKAEEVDINSEDIGLLKSNPPPVSPDSVVADKGVNPTTPYSF from the exons ATGAATCTCCATCTTTTTCCAGTTTTCCTTATCCTCCTGTTCATGTTCATGGTCCCTGTTCCGAGGGTTGTGTGCGAGGCCAATCAACAATTCGTCAGCTGCGGCGCAAAGTATGAGTGCGGGAATATGAATATTAGTTATCCTTTCTGGGGAGGGAACCGCCCTCCTTACTGTGGCCATCCAGGGTTCGAGCTGACTTGTAATGGTGAAGCCCCGGTGTTTACAATGAAGGAGGCGAGTTACCGAATCCTGGATATCAATAACTCATCCCATACTCTCACCGTTGCTAGGGCGGATTACTGGGATAGTTACTGCCCTCCTACATATGTTAACACCACTCTGAATGGATCCATTTTTAGTTATAATGCCACCTATACAGACGTAACCCTCTACTATGATTGTCCCCAACTTACTATCGCGCCTTCCAACCAGTTCAGTTGCACCAATATCACTGGTTACTATACAACACTGGATCTTAACCTTGGCGTCAGCATAGGGAGTTGCGGTGTGTATGTGACGGTTCCGATTTTCAAGTCAGCAGCTACCGCTATAGTGAGCGGCGGAGGTACACTGACTCTTCTTACAGAAGCTCTTAAGGGTGGTTTCGGGTTGGAGTGGAATGCCAGTAATAGTTTGTGTACAGAATGTGTTGAATCCGGTGGGCAGTGCGGCTATACCTCCAACCAATTCACATGCTATTGTCGGAGTGGGTATTCTCCCTCCACTTGCCAAAACACAACAAGCGCATCAG GGACAGGCGGTAATAATGTACCAAAAACAATAG gCTATTCCGTATTAGGTGCAGTCCTTTTGGGCATTTTCCTCGGATGtctcttctattttcttgcCCAACGGCGAAGACGTGCATCCAAAGCTAAAAGCAAGGACCTCCCTACTCCTCCTTCAAGCAAAGGCATTGCACCATCCTTAACTGGTTTCTCTGAGAGCATCCCCTCTTATCCCTACACAAAGTCCGACATTGAAAAGGGGAGCACCTACTTTGGAGTTCAGGTCTTCAGTTACATGGAACTTGAAGAAGCCACTAACAATTTCGACCCATCTAGAGAACTTGGAGATGGAGGATTTGGCACTGTTTACTACG GTAAACTACAAGATGGGCGTGTAGTTGCAGTTAAGCGCCTATATGAGAATAATTTCAAACGTGTTGAACAGTTCATGAACGAAGTTCAGATCCTAACTCGTTTACAACATAAAAACCTCGTGAAGTTGTATGGGTGCACCTCAAGGCGAAGCCGAGAACTCCTCCTTGTTTACGAATATATTCCTAATGGAACTGTGGCAGATCATCTCCACGGTAAGCAAGCAAACTCTGGCTCGATCACTTGGCCTGTAAGGTTGAGCATCGCCATAGAGACAGCCAATGCACTGGCTTACCTCCATGCGTCAGAAATCATACACCGTGATGTCAAAACAAACAATATTCTCCTGGATAACAATTTCCAGGTAAAAGTTGCTGATTTTGGGCTTTCTCGATTGTTCCCAACTGATGTCACCCACGTGTCAACTGCACCACAAGGGACGCCTGGCTATGTTGATCCCGAGTACCATCAGTGCTACCAACTGACCAGCAAGAGcgatgtttatagctttgggGTGGTTTTGATGGAACTTATATCGTCAAAACAAGCTGTGGACACCAATAGGCACCGGCATGATATTAATTTGGCCAACATGGCTGTgaacaaaattctaaatcaTACGTTGCATGAGTTGGTGGATCCATCCCTTGGGTTTGAAAGTGATTCTCTTGTAAGGAGGAAAATAACATTGGTGGCAGAGTTGGCTTTTCGGTGTCTGCAACATGAGAGGGATATGAGGCCTACCATGGGAGAAGTGCTCAAGGCTCTGAAACGAATTGAGAATGAAGAGAGCGACGTGCAGAAAGCAGAGGAGGTGGATATAAACTCAGAGGACATCGGGCTTTTAAAGAGTAACCCTCCCCCGGTCTCTCCAGATTCAGTGGTGGCTGATAAAGGGGTCAACCCTACTACACCTTATTCTTTCTAG
- the LOC117929930 gene encoding LEAF RUST 10 DISEASE-RESISTANCE LOCUS RECEPTOR-LIKE PROTEIN KINASE-like 1.4 isoform X2, giving the protein MSPPPPPPPPLLLLLLPAVLLICSGHLPATLSAGVTFFPNCNRTFSCGSLQNITYPFTGGDRPEHCGPPGFRLICRDGYAELNMKSLIYRVLRIDQTGENLTLTRLDLWNNTCPSQFANSTLNFTIFNYGVGNEELNLFYGCDSVKLMTPSNQFNCNASGSASGNSSYAYYLIGPVPDPILKIIRCNTSLRIPVLQSAANSLTANNISLGEVLTVGFNVNYSNPCEAKCSACIAHGGQCGYDYDKEEPICICSDRICHVRGTGGNNVPKTIGYSVLGAVLLGIFLGCLFYFLAQRRRRASKAKSKDLPTPPSSKGIAPSLTGFSESIPSYPYTKSDIEKGSTYFGVQVFSYMELEEATNNFDPSRELGDGGFGTVYYGKLQDGRVVAVKRLYENNFKRVEQFMNEVQILTRLQHKNLVKLYGCTSRRSRELLLVYEYIPNGTVADHLHGKQANSGSITWPVRLSIAIETANALAYLHASEIIHRDVKTNNILLDNNFQVKVADFGLSRLFPTDVTHVSTAPQGTPGYVDPEYHQCYQLTSKSDVYSFGVVLMELISSKQAVDTNRHRHDINLANMAVNKILNHTLHELVDPSLGFESDSLVRRKITLVAELAFRCLQHERDMRPTMGEVLKALKRIENEESDVQKAEEVDINSEDIGLLKSNPPPVSPDSVVADKGVNPTTPYSF; this is encoded by the exons ATgtcgccgccgccgccgccgccgccgccgctactcctcctcctccttcctGCCGTCCTTCTCATCTGCTCCGGCCACCTCCCGGCCACTCTCTCCGCTGGTGTCACCTTCTTCCCCAACTGCAACCGCACTTTCAGCTGCGGCTCCCTCCAGAACATCACCTACCCTTTCACTGGAGGCGACCGTCCGGAGCACTGCGGGCCACCGGGGTTCAGGCTAATTTGCCGGGACGGGTACGCCGAGTTGAATATGAAGTCTCTGATATACCGAGTTCTTCGAATCGACCAGACCGGTGAAAACCTAACCCTGACCAGGTTGGATCTCTGGAATAACACTTGCCCCTCCCAGTTCGCTAATTCCACTCTCAATTTCACCATCTTCAATTACGGCGTGGGTAACGAAGAACTAAACTTGTTCTATGGCTGCGATAGTGTGAAGCTAATGACGCCTTCCAATCAGTTTAATTGCAATGCGAGTGGCAGTGCAAGTGGCAATTCAAGCTATGCTTATTACTTAATTGGTCCCGTTCCCGATCCGATTCTGAAAATTATTCGTTGTAATACTAGCCTTAGGATTCCGGTACTTCAATCAGCGGCGAATAGTCTCACTGCCAATAACATCAGCCTTGGTGAAGTTTTGACGGTGGGTTTCAATGTGAATTATAGTAATCCCTGTGAAGCCAAGTGTTCAGCATGTATTGCCCATGGTGGGCAATGTGGATATGACTATGATAAGGAAGAACCCATCTGTATTTGCAGTGATCGGATTTGTCATGTACGAG GGACAGGCGGTAATAATGTACCAAAAACAATAG gCTATTCCGTATTAGGTGCAGTCCTTTTGGGCATTTTCCTCGGATGtctcttctattttcttgcCCAACGGCGAAGACGTGCATCCAAAGCTAAAAGCAAGGACCTCCCTACTCCTCCTTCAAGCAAAGGCATTGCACCATCCTTAACTGGTTTCTCTGAGAGCATCCCCTCTTATCCCTACACAAAGTCCGACATTGAAAAGGGGAGCACCTACTTTGGAGTTCAGGTCTTCAGTTACATGGAACTTGAAGAAGCCACTAACAATTTCGACCCATCTAGAGAACTTGGAGATGGAGGATTTGGCACTGTTTACTACG GTAAACTACAAGATGGGCGTGTAGTTGCAGTTAAGCGCCTATATGAGAATAATTTCAAACGTGTTGAACAGTTCATGAACGAAGTTCAGATCCTAACTCGTTTACAACATAAAAACCTCGTGAAGTTGTATGGGTGCACCTCAAGGCGAAGCCGAGAACTCCTCCTTGTTTACGAATATATTCCTAATGGAACTGTGGCAGATCATCTCCACGGTAAGCAAGCAAACTCTGGCTCGATCACTTGGCCTGTAAGGTTGAGCATCGCCATAGAGACAGCCAATGCACTGGCTTACCTCCATGCGTCAGAAATCATACACCGTGATGTCAAAACAAACAATATTCTCCTGGATAACAATTTCCAGGTAAAAGTTGCTGATTTTGGGCTTTCTCGATTGTTCCCAACTGATGTCACCCACGTGTCAACTGCACCACAAGGGACGCCTGGCTATGTTGATCCCGAGTACCATCAGTGCTACCAACTGACCAGCAAGAGcgatgtttatagctttgggGTGGTTTTGATGGAACTTATATCGTCAAAACAAGCTGTGGACACCAATAGGCACCGGCATGATATTAATTTGGCCAACATGGCTGTgaacaaaattctaaatcaTACGTTGCATGAGTTGGTGGATCCATCCCTTGGGTTTGAAAGTGATTCTCTTGTAAGGAGGAAAATAACATTGGTGGCAGAGTTGGCTTTTCGGTGTCTGCAACATGAGAGGGATATGAGGCCTACCATGGGAGAAGTGCTCAAGGCTCTGAAACGAATTGAGAATGAAGAGAGCGACGTGCAGAAAGCAGAGGAGGTGGATATAAACTCAGAGGACATCGGGCTTTTAAAGAGTAACCCTCCCCCGGTCTCTCCAGATTCAGTGGTGGCTGATAAAGGGGTCAACCCTACTACACCTTATTCTTTCTAG
- the LOC117929933 gene encoding uncharacterized protein LOC117929933 gives MATLQKFKLLATQCAVAGSPTRSPATSPVVHLRRRKTLRMLLSRNAGRRMSRRDSSPDPPGISEDPPRRPKELSASHKLKDLFISSPPLEDRVSEKVRSSVDELPTAESTENSGSGGRRGGPSYIRPLSAAFRQRLLRRAWRPVLVTIPE, from the coding sequence ATGGCTACTCTCCAGAAATTCAAGCTCCTGGCCACTCAGTGCGCCGTCGCCGGTAGTCCGACGCGGAGCCCGGCCACCAGCCCCGTCGTTCATCTCCGTCGCCGCAAAACTCTGCGAATGCTCCTCAGCCGCAACGCCGGCCGCCGGATGTCGCGACGGGATAGCTCGCCGGATCCACCAGGAATCAGCGAGGATCCACCTCGGAGGCCGAAGGAGTTGTCCGCCAGTCACAAGCTGAAGGATTTGTTCATCTCCTCGCCTCCACTTGAAGATAGGGTTTCCGAGAAGGTGAGGAGTTCCGTCGATGAGCTGCCGACGGCGGAGTCCACTGAGAACAGCGGCTCCGGTGGCCGCCGAGGCGGCCCCAGTTACATCAGGCCGTTATCAGCGGCGTTTCGGCAACGGTTGCTGAGAAGGGCTTGGCGACCCGTGCTGGTAACCATACCAGAATAG
- the LOC117929930 gene encoding LEAF RUST 10 DISEASE-RESISTANCE LOCUS RECEPTOR-LIKE PROTEIN KINASE-like 1.4 isoform X1: MNSLFFSSSPSLGLFLLLVLVLFDFPLSLGNPAELYKYNTCSKEFNCGNITGVSYPFWGFDRPLGCGHLDLQLSCHDGIATIEIKGVNYRVLSFNKDAQTLRIARQDYLKGICSPLLVNTTLDPKLFDYAAVYQYVTFFYGCPYSLAISVMPQKFSCSIAGIPLKDGYFVASPQPQGPGPCNVSVFVPILSTSILEGIGKFQNLDQLIEGVIGEGIEVRLNVDGTACSECLESKGVCGYDLGLNQTTCYCKDQLQASKTCGSPTGDVGTPQESSPPGTGGNNVPKTIGYSVLGAVLLGIFLGCLFYFLAQRRRRASKAKSKDLPTPPSSKGIAPSLTGFSESIPSYPYTKSDIEKGSTYFGVQVFSYMELEEATNNFDPSRELGDGGFGTVYYGKLQDGRVVAVKRLYENNFKRVEQFMNEVQILTRLQHKNLVKLYGCTSRRSRELLLVYEYIPNGTVADHLHGKQANSGSITWPVRLSIAIETANALAYLHASEIIHRDVKTNNILLDNNFQVKVADFGLSRLFPTDVTHVSTAPQGTPGYVDPEYHQCYQLTSKSDVYSFGVVLMELISSKQAVDTNRHRHDINLANMAVNKILNHTLHELVDPSLGFESDSLVRRKITLVAELAFRCLQHERDMRPTMGEVLKALKRIENEESDVQKAEEVDINSEDIGLLKSNPPPVSPDSVVADKGVNPTTPYSF; the protein is encoded by the exons ATGAATTCCTTGTTTTTCTCATCTTCACCATCTCTAGGCCTCTTCCTTTTATTGGTGTTGGTTTTGTTCGATTTTCCTCTGTCTTTAGGCAACCCTGCTGAATTGTACAAATACAATACCTGTAGTAAAGAGTTCAACTGCGGCAACATCACAGGCGTGAGTTATCCTTTCTGGGGATTTGACCGGCCCTTGGGTTGTGGGCATCTTGACCTGCAACTCAGTTGTCATGATGGTATAGCAACCATAGAGATTAAGGGAGTTAATTACCGCGTTTTGAGTTTCAACAAGGATGCTCAAACTCTAAGAATTGCCAGACAGGACTACTTGAAGGGAATTTGCTCGCCCCTTCTTGTTAACACTACGTTGGATCCCAAACTCTTTGATTATGCAGCGGTTTACCAGTATGTAACATTTTTCTATGGTTGCCCCTATTCTCTGGCAATATCTGTTATGCCTCAAAAATTTTCTTGTTCCATAGCTGGGATTCCTCTGAAGGATGGTTACTTCGTAGCTTCACCACAGCCTCAGGGCCCTGGACCATGCAATGTCAGCGTGTTTGTTCCAATTCTTTCAACATCCATTTTGGAAGGAATTGGaaagtttcaaaatttggaTCAATTAATTGAAGGAGTGATTGGAGAAGGAATTGAGGTGAGATTGAATGTGGATGGTACAGCATGTAGTGAATGCCTGGAATCAAAGGGAGTATGTGGTTATGACCTCGGTTTGAATCAAACGACTTGCTACTGCAAAGATCAACTTCAAGCCTCCAAAACATGTGGTTCCCCAACAGGTGACGTCGGAACACCCCAGGAATCTTCCCCTCCAG GGACAGGCGGTAATAATGTACCAAAAACAATAG gCTATTCCGTATTAGGTGCAGTCCTTTTGGGCATTTTCCTCGGATGtctcttctattttcttgcCCAACGGCGAAGACGTGCATCCAAAGCTAAAAGCAAGGACCTCCCTACTCCTCCTTCAAGCAAAGGCATTGCACCATCCTTAACTGGTTTCTCTGAGAGCATCCCCTCTTATCCCTACACAAAGTCCGACATTGAAAAGGGGAGCACCTACTTTGGAGTTCAGGTCTTCAGTTACATGGAACTTGAAGAAGCCACTAACAATTTCGACCCATCTAGAGAACTTGGAGATGGAGGATTTGGCACTGTTTACTACG GTAAACTACAAGATGGGCGTGTAGTTGCAGTTAAGCGCCTATATGAGAATAATTTCAAACGTGTTGAACAGTTCATGAACGAAGTTCAGATCCTAACTCGTTTACAACATAAAAACCTCGTGAAGTTGTATGGGTGCACCTCAAGGCGAAGCCGAGAACTCCTCCTTGTTTACGAATATATTCCTAATGGAACTGTGGCAGATCATCTCCACGGTAAGCAAGCAAACTCTGGCTCGATCACTTGGCCTGTAAGGTTGAGCATCGCCATAGAGACAGCCAATGCACTGGCTTACCTCCATGCGTCAGAAATCATACACCGTGATGTCAAAACAAACAATATTCTCCTGGATAACAATTTCCAGGTAAAAGTTGCTGATTTTGGGCTTTCTCGATTGTTCCCAACTGATGTCACCCACGTGTCAACTGCACCACAAGGGACGCCTGGCTATGTTGATCCCGAGTACCATCAGTGCTACCAACTGACCAGCAAGAGcgatgtttatagctttgggGTGGTTTTGATGGAACTTATATCGTCAAAACAAGCTGTGGACACCAATAGGCACCGGCATGATATTAATTTGGCCAACATGGCTGTgaacaaaattctaaatcaTACGTTGCATGAGTTGGTGGATCCATCCCTTGGGTTTGAAAGTGATTCTCTTGTAAGGAGGAAAATAACATTGGTGGCAGAGTTGGCTTTTCGGTGTCTGCAACATGAGAGGGATATGAGGCCTACCATGGGAGAAGTGCTCAAGGCTCTGAAACGAATTGAGAATGAAGAGAGCGACGTGCAGAAAGCAGAGGAGGTGGATATAAACTCAGAGGACATCGGGCTTTTAAAGAGTAACCCTCCCCCGGTCTCTCCAGATTCAGTGGTGGCTGATAAAGGGGTCAACCCTACTACACCTTATTCTTTCTAG
- the LOC117929932 gene encoding putative glutamine amidotransferase GAT1_2.1 has translation MATDLSVILPRVLIVSRRTLRKNKFVDFVGEYHLDLIVGYGAVPVIVPRVTGVHRLLESFEPIHGVLLCEGEDIDPSLYEAEHSGLSPEEFEEIRRLHASDTAIDKEKDSIELGLAKLCLERNIPYLGICRGSQVLNVACGGTLYQDIGKELPKKRPECERVVHIDYENYDGHRHVVKVVANTPLHHWFQESLDQKKMEILVNSYHHQGVKVLAQRFVPMAFAPDGLIEGFYDPDAYNPEEGKFIMGLQFHPERMRRPDSDEFDYPGCPSAYQEFAKAVIAYQKKLNCSTALPPKPLKLDQEMENRRKIIVRSFSIAKDIYTTGRGMNPSKESELEAGAEFLESNTVLSLQQENRLKQMGATVRNGSSYFQRLKMNEERDRAAKTLMRKMSVEQLSELMSFYHMMGQICSEVLDKKLHGIVNDVGSC, from the exons ATGGCAACCGATCTCTCTGTCATCCTCCCTCGCGTTCTCATCGTCTCAAGACGTACCCTTCGCAAGAACAAGTTCGTGGATTTTGTGG GTGAATACCATCTTGATCTGATAGTTGGGTATGGAGCAGTGCCGGTTATTGTGCCTCGTGTGACCGGGGTTCATAGGTTGCTTGAAAGCTTTGAGCCCATCCATGGTGTTCTTCTTTGTGAAGGAGAAGACATTGATCCCTCGCTGTATGAGGCTGAGCATTCTGGTCTTTCTCCTGAGGAATTCGAAGAGATAAGAAGACTGCATGCAAGCGATACCGCCATTGATAAAGAGAAGGATTCGATCGAATTGGGACTGGCCAAGCTTTGCCTTGAAAGGAACATACCCTACTTGGGAATCTGCAGGGGGTCACAGGTCCTGAACGTTGCATGTGGGGGTACCCTTTATCAAGACATAGGGAAAGAGCTCCCAAAGAAGCGCCCAGAATGTGAGAGGGTGGTGCACATTGATTATGAGAATTATGATGGGCATAGACATGTGGTGAAGGTGGTGGCCAACACCCCTTTGCATCATTGGTTTCAAGAATCtttagatcaaaagaaaatggagattttggtgAATAGTTATCACCATCAAGGAGTTAAGGTATTGGCTCAGCGTTTTGTGCCAATGGCTTTTGCCCCAGATGGCTTGATAGAAGGGTTCTACGACCCTGATGCTTACAATCCTGAAGAGGGGAAGTTTATAATGGGACTCCAGTTTCATCCGGAGCGAATGAGGCGGCCGGATTCCGATGAATTTGATTATCCGGGCTGCCCATCTGCTTATCAg GAATTCGCGAAGGCTGTGATTGCTTATCAGAAGAAGCTTAATTGCTCAACCGCCTTGCCACCAAAGCCTCTCAAGCTTGATCAAGAAATGGAGAACAGGAGAAAAATTATTGTTCGCAGTTTCTCCATTGCCAAAGATATATACACAACAGGCCGTGGAATGAACCCATCTAAAGAGTCTGAACTTGAAGCTGGAGCAGAATTTCTTGAG TCCAACACAGTACTGAGTTTGCAACAAGAGAATAGGTTGAAGCAAATGGGGGCAACAGTGAGGAATGGATCTTCCTATTTCCAGAGATTGAAAATGAATGAGGAGAGAGATCGGGCAGCAAAAACTTTAATGAGGAAGATGTCAGTAGAGCAGTTATCAGAGCTCATGTCTTTCTACCACATGATGGGGCAGATCTGCTCAGAAGTTCTAGACAAAAAGCTTCATGGCATTGTCAATGATGTTGGGTCTTGTTGA